The genomic stretch TGAAAAGCTCTATGCAGCAGGTCTGGTCTATCGAAGCGCGGAGAAATTCTACTCCTTCAACGACATCTGCCTGATGCGCTTTATTAAGTTTGTCTATGAGCAGGATCTGGAAGGAGTCGATGCAATTGATCTGAGTCAGCTGGGGCTGATCAACACGATGAAGGGGAAATTCCTGGAAATGGTGGCTGAGGTCTCTCTGCTCAAATTCAACCATGAACGACTGCCTGGTGCTTGGTTCGGCAAAATAGAGGAAGCAGAGGAAATAGAGGTGCCGTTATTTCAGTATGTCCGAACCCAGACCGTGAAAGCGGCTGCAAGCCCTGCGTACCAGATTGATGTGTTGGGAAAAGAACAAAACAACAACAGGGTCTGGCTCTGCGAATGCAAATATACCCGAGCTGCTCTGGGCCTTGCCCAAGTGGAAAAACTGGAAAACGCGGCCCGTGCCCTCTGCCGAGAAATAGAAGAGGAAGGGCGACCGATCCCGGATATCCGGTTCTGGTTAATTTCTACCGGCGGTTTTACTGGCGAGGTTCAGGAGCTTGTCCGCAGTCGGAAGGATATGTACGCATCGAATTACGACGGGATCAACAGCATCTTTAAGGCGTTCGGTGGCAATTACTCCATTCCTTTGTTTTCAAAGGATCAAGCAGGATAATCTGCTGATTTTCGCTCAGCATCTGCCAATTAAGCTGGTGCGACGGAATGGTCTCCGGTATCCAGGCCACGGTGAAATGGAGATGAAGCGGCACGGTGCTGCGCGGATACGCTGCCAGCACGGCCAGGGGCTCTCCTTCCCCAACTTCCTGATTTATGCAGGCCTCCTCCTTTGGCTGCACATGTCCGTACACAGTGTGCAAGACAGCCCCATCCCGGAAGAACTGGTCATGGCGAATATACAATGACCAATTGAGAAAATCTTGACGCAGCTGCACCACCCGGCCCGAAAACATTGCTGGAACGAACAGACCCGAAACCATGTGACCGGGAGTAAACCAGTGCTCTTTCCCCTGCTGATCCGCATAACAGGCCAAATCAATACCTTCATGCGGGGAAATGCGCTTCTTTTGCTCACCCCACCAGAGCTGATCATCCAGAAAACACATACCGGGCCGCCACACCCATTGCCGGAAACCGCTCGCCAAGGCCGGATTGCATGCATGTATTCTTTCAGTGAGCAGAAAAATCCAGGAAGGCATGTCTATTTCTCGCACTGGAATGGACAAGAATTCTCGAAAAACCTAACAAGAATGTATTTATTTCCGTTTCCTCTTGACAGAGGAACAAAACAGGTGAAATATAGCGCGGGAACTGCAAAGAATTCCGACATCATGATCGACGTTAACTAGCTATATTTTCAAGGAGAGTCATGAAAAAAAAGGCATCAAGATTTATTGCAAATTTCTTCAACATGGAGGCTTCCGGCGGCATCCTGCTGATGCTGACAGCGATAGTAGCCGTTATCTGCGCCAATTCAGGATTGGCACATCTTTACGAGAAACTGCTTCATATCCATTTCCTGGCATGGATACCAGGCGTTAACGAGATGGGCATGAACCTGTCGCTGCTCCACTTCATCAATGACGGCCTGATGGCGGTTTTCTTTTTCTTAGTTGGCTTAGAACTGAAACGGGAAATCATGGAAGGAGAGTTATCAGATAAGCGCAATATTATGTTGCCTATTATCGGCGCCCTTGGCGGCATGCTGCTGCCAGCACTTATTTATTTTTTCCTGAACCGAGGCGATCCTCTTGCAATACGCGGCTGGGCCGTACCCGCTGCCACTGATATTGCCTTTGCACTGGGCGTCCTGACCCTACTGGGATCCAGAGTACCCTATTCAATCAAAATATTCCTCACTTCTCTGGCAATATTTGATGACCTTGGTGCGGTCATTATTATCGCAATTTTTTATACAAAAGATATAGCGATGATGCCTTTGGTGGCAGCTGCTGGCTGTACCGCAATACTTGCCTGTCTCAA from Candidatus Electrothrix communis encodes the following:
- the nhaA gene encoding Na+/H+ antiporter NhaA translates to MKKKASRFIANFFNMEASGGILLMLTAIVAVICANSGLAHLYEKLLHIHFLAWIPGVNEMGMNLSLLHFINDGLMAVFFFLVGLELKREIMEGELSDKRNIMLPIIGALGGMLLPALIYFFLNRGDPLAIRGWAVPAATDIAFALGVLTLLGSRVPYSIKIFLTSLAIFDDLGAVIIIAIFYTKDIAMMPLVAAAGCTAILACLNHIGATKKLPYLLVGFLLWLAMLNSGVHAVVAGVVLAMFIPLYSHKKPGISPLKTLEHDLHPTVSYFILPLFAFANSGLNLQGIGAEQILHPVPLGIALGLFFGKQAGVFGLCFLAIKMKIAQLPSGVNWKILYGVSILCGIGFTMSLFIGGLAFHENGAQQGFDERLGIILGSLISGAVGYAVLRLTTRPQTQNQ
- a CDS encoding M23 family metallopeptidase: MPSWIFLLTERIHACNPALASGFRQWVWRPGMCFLDDQLWWGEQKKRISPHEGIDLACYADQQGKEHWFTPGHMVSGLFVPAMFSGRVVQLRQDFLNWSLYIRHDQFFRDGAVLHTVYGHVQPKEEACINQEVGEGEPLAVLAAYPRSTVPLHLHFTVAWIPETIPSHQLNWQMLSENQQIILLDPLKTKEWSNCHRTP